One Aegilops tauschii subsp. strangulata cultivar AL8/78 chromosome 7, Aet v6.0, whole genome shotgun sequence genomic window carries:
- the LOC109776534 gene encoding anthocyanin 5-aromatic acyltransferase-like: protein MLPTERENGSERAGAVRPHRSVRITAVNGLAVTRGADVASQFYAIYSNHAVAAADDDDAYFVFPAECRGRLRPPLDPGYFGNCVKVCYARASTGDLCGHDEGGALARAAESAARHAIRENVEGEDPLGDADRWAETIRGVPQDRLARQGSLHRFMAYEVDFRWGEPSRVEIVSTFSAEMAMLAGARGGAVQVSVALGREHMDGFEASFVSQASA from the exons ATGCTGCCGACAGAGAGAGAGAACGGCAGCGAGCGAGCGGGTGCGGTCCGACCGCACCGGTCGGTCCGAATAACGGCCGTTAACGGCCTCGCTGTCACGCGCGGCGCTGACGTGGCCTCACAG ttttatgctatttactcgaACCACGCCGTTGCCGCCGCGGACGACGACGACGCCTACTTCGTGTTCCCCGCGGAATGCCGCGGGCGCCTGCGCCCGCCTCTGGACCCGGGCTACTTCGGTAACTGCGTCAAGGTCTGCTACGCGCGGGCCAGCACGGGCGACCTCTGCGGCCACGACGAaggcggcgcgctcgcacgcgcGGCGGAGTCCGCCGCGCGGCATGCGATCCGTGAGAACGTGGAAGGGGAGGACCCGCTGGGCGATGCCGACCGGTGGGCGGAGACCATCCGGGGCGTCCCGCAGGACAGGCTGGCTAGGCAGGGGTCGTTGCACCGGTTCATGGCGTACGAGGTGGACTTCCGGTGGGGGGAGCCGAGTCGGGTGGAGATCGTGTCCACCTTCAGCGCCGAGATGGCGATGCTGGCCGGAGCGCGTGGCGGCGCGGTGCAAGTGTCGGTGGCGCTTGGCCGGGAGCACATGGACGGCTTCGAGGCCAGCTTCGTGTCGCAGGCATCGGCATGA
- the LOC123494735 gene encoding uncharacterized protein, which yields MPSWNDGDTSSEDECDITSMDMALWETPDTTVEPLFCGQLELSEPTYMMHHMRPIKCVAFEGTLTGRRFYGCPVQQSEGVNCGVTEWVDKPWHPILQNCLSRLWDMYHEQNCGRVVDKQKYEKHLAKLKTENDKLCIEYTKLVQDVSKMFDWQDGRVGHMDNQKAVEEEEFEKKKKEVEERARLEVQM from the exons ATGCCTTCCTGGAATGACGGGGATACGAGCTCAGAGGATGAGTGCGACATCACAAGCATGGACATGGCTCTTTGG GAGACCCCTGACACCACCGTGGAGCCTCTTTTCTGTGGCCAGCTGGAGCTTTCTGAACCCACCTACATGATGCACCACATGAGGCCAATTAAGTGTGTGGCATTTGAAGGAACCTTAACTGGAAGGCGTTTCTATGGTTGTCCAGTGCAGCAG AGTGAAGGTGTTAACTGTGGTGTTACTGAGTGGGTTGACAAGCCCTGGCATCCAATTCTTCAGAATTGCTTGTCCAGGCTGTGGGACATGTACCATGAACAGAATTGTGGCAGGGTAGTTGATAAGCAGAAGTATGAGAAGCATTTGGCCAAGCTTAAGACTGAAAATGACAAGCTGTGCATTGAGTACACAAAGCTTGTCCAAGATGTATCCAAGATGTTTGATTGGCAGGATGGTAGGGTAGGCCACATGGATAACCAGAAGGCAGTTGAGGAGGAAGAatttgagaagaagaagaaagaggtagAAGAGAGAGCTAGGTTGGAGGTTCAGATGTAG
- the LOC123493378 gene encoding malonyl-CoA:anthocyanidin 5-O-glucoside-6''-O-malonyltransferase-like — MNIRVRVLEATHVRPEMPGHTTVHQPAAVSLSLFDSLFLALPPIQRLFFYDGEDVPPFSELVGSLRSSLAATLATFTPLAGRIAAWPDGDLVIDCSPDALHPGVRFVVAEYSGDAADMCRLARDAEQDTEAFVQLVPELEVCMLPAPVLAVQVTRPAQARGDDEGAGAVAVGVSMHHAVADGQSLWQFMRAWAEAAAREFTRLSAPDLPRVNTLPEPDWTQQRRRTYLLTGRGF, encoded by the exons ATGAACATCCGCGTGCGAGTTCTCGAGGCCACCCATGTCCGGCCGGAGATGCCCGGGCACACCACAGTCCACCAGCCCGCCGCCGTCAGTCTCTCTCTCTTCGACAGTCTGTTCCTCGCGCTCCCACCGATCCAGCGGCTCTTCTTCTATGATGGCGAGGACGTCCCGCCCTTCTCGGAGCTCGTCGGCTCGCTGCGGTCCTCCCTCGCTGCCACGCTCGCCACCTTCACTCCGCTCGCCGGGAGGATCGCGGCCTGGCCCGACGGCGACCTCGTCATCGACTGTTCCCCTGATGCTCTCCACCCCGGCGTCAGGTTCGTTGTGGCCGAGTACTCCGGCGACGCTGCCGACATGTGCAGGCTCGCCCGGGACGCCGAGCAGGACACCGAGGCGTTTGTGCAGCTCGTCCCGGAGCTCGAGGTGTGCATGCTGCCGGCGCCCGTGCTCGCCGTCCAGGTCACGCGGCCGGCACAAGCACGGGGAGACGACGAGGGAGCGGGCGCCGTGGCAGTCGGAGTGTCGATGCACCACGCGGTGGCGGACGGCCAGTCGCTGTGGCAGTTCATGAGGGCGTGGGCCG AGGCGGCTGCGCGCGAGTTCACCCGCCTCTCGGCGCCGGATCTGCCCAGAGTTAACACGCTGCCGGAGCCTGACTGGACGCAGCAGCGCAGGCGGACTTACCTGCTCACCGGACGTGGTTTTTAG